The Calothrix sp. PCC 7507 DNA segment CTCACTTGCCGGCGAAGTGCGATGCCTCCGGCTGGCTTCGCCTACGCTAATTGCAATCGGATTTCCAGCATCACCACCACTACAAATATCGGGATCAATGGGAATTTGCCCCAGCAGTGGCACTTGTAATTCTGCTGCGAGTTGTTCGCCGCCACCACTGCCAAAAATTGGCGTGCGTGCGCCACAATCACCACAGATTAAATAGCTCATATTTTCAACGATGCCAAGTACAGGAACACCCACTTGGCGAAACATATATATGTTACGTCGCACATCTGCAACAGCCACTTGTTGAGGAGTCGTCACGAGAATCACTCCACAAACAGGGCTTTCTTGGATAATTGTGATTTGAGCATCACCTGTACCGGGAGGTAAATCTATTAATAAATAATCCAATTCGCCCCATTCCACATCTTGCAAAAATTGAGTGATAATTTTATGCAACACAGGGCCACGCCATGCCAAAGGACGATTTTCTTCTACAAGTAAACCAACTGACATTAGTTTTATTCCCTGAACTTCTAGAGGTAAAAACTTATCACCTCTGGGAGTATTAATCACTTGAATATCAGCTTGTCCTAAACCCAACATTTGCGGCACGTTAGGGCCATAAATATCAGCATCTAGTATCCCAACTTTTGCACCTTGTAATCTTAAGGCGGCGGCTATATTGACGGCTGTTGTTGATTTGCCTACGCCACCTTTTCCACTAGAAACCGCTAGAGTGATTTTAACACCAGGAATTGTACAAATTTGAATATAAGTTTTTTTGCACCAAGTTAGAAATGATAATTTAGATTGAACATCTGTCTGTAATTGCTGCTGATGGGAACCAATATATAAACGCAAGTAAACATAGTCATCAACTATACGGAGATTTCGCACAATTCCCAAACTAACGATGTCATTTTTTAAAGTAGGTTCAATAACCTGTTTGAGGAGTTCAACTACCTCTTTTTGATAAGAATTAATCTCCGATTGTACCACTCTTATTAACTCTCTCAGAAAATTATATTAAATCCTAGCGAATTCACTTTAAAAACACTCTGTGTCTCTCTGCGCTTCCTCAGCGTTACTCTGCGTTAAAAAAAAATCATTGATTTACTTCTTTATCTATTTGTATCTTCTGAATCGCCCGTTGCGCTTGGATAGATACTTCTTTATCAGGATCATCTAAGGCTTGTTGCAGGGGGTTAATAACGTCAGGATGAGCTAAATTACCAAGAGCAATTACTGCTTCTTTGCGGACATCTGCATATTCATCTGTTAATGCTTGAATTAATCTCGGCATAACTTGAATATCTGGAATCTTTTGCAAAGCTTGTGCTGCTGATTTCCGCACTTGCCAATGTTCATCATTTAAGGCTGTTTCTAATGCGGAAATTGCTTGATTATTTGCATGAATAGTCAGAGATTTAGCTGCATTTCGGCGAACTTGCCAATCACTATCATTTGTGAGTGCTTGACAAAGGATTGTAATCACTTCTGTATCTTGTAAATGTTCTAAAGTTAAAGCCGCAGCACGACGTACACTTGCTTCCTCGTCAAAGATGAGATTTAAAGCTTGTGGACATTTATCTAGTTGATTGATATATCGCAGTGTCGTAACTGCACCTTCTCTTAGCTCAGGATTTTTTGATGCTAAAAATGGCAAAATATATGGCAAAGATTGAATATCATGTATCTTCCGCAAAAGCACCAAAATATTTAATTGAAGATTTACATCATTACTTTGAAGTTTATCTAGTAAAAGTAACAATTCGTCTTGTGTGATTAACTCATTTAATGCTGATGCAGCTTCAGTGCGAATATCTGTATCTGCTGAACCAAGGCTTTCAATTAAAGCCGGGATTGCAACGGGATTAGCAATTTCCCAAAGAGCAGATATTGCTATTTTCTGAACAGTAACATTTTCATCTTTCAAAGCGATAATTAAAGCATCTATTGTGTCATCATCGCCTAGATGCTGCAAGGTTTTGACAGCTACTATCCGGTCATTTATATCAGGCGATCGCAACATTTCTAGCCATTGCTTGAGTTCATCATTCATCAATTTTTACCACAAATACTTAACGTAATAAAAAAGGAATTTGCACAGTAATTGCATTGGTGGGACATTCTTTTTCACAAGGTAGACAAAACCAACACTCATCATATTTCATATACGCTTTTCCTGTTTCGGGATTCTTAGCCAATACATCCAAGGGACAAACTTCAATACAGGCTGTGCATTTTTCTAAACATTTCGATTCATCAACGATGACAGGAACATCTATTCTCTGATTGATTAAAGCCATAAAATAACTCCATAATTTTGTAATGAAACTGCTAAACGGTAAAATAAATGGCGTAAGCTTACATCAATTATCTCATGATTTTAGGTTGTTTATAGGCATTATGGAATATCGCAGAGCCAAGATAGAAGGAGGTACATTTTTCTTTACCGTTGTTACTCATAACCGCCGAGAGTTTCTTTGTAATGCAGAGAATATTCTGCTGTTAAGACAAGCATTCAGAGAAGTAATGAGCAAATCTCCATTTATTGTAGATGCCATTGTCATATTACCAAACCACATACACGCTATTTGGACGTTACCACCAGGGGACAGTGATTTTTCTGCTCGTTGGCGATTAATCAAAAATTATTTTACCCATAATTGTGATACTAAATATCAAGAAAAAATCTCTAGATCACGTCAAAATAAAGGTGAAAAAGCTGTTTGGCAACGCAGATTTTGGGAACATCAAATTCAAGACGAAATAGATTTCATTCGTCATGTTGATTATATTCATTATAATCCTGTGAAACATGGATATGTTAAAGCACCTAAAGATTGGAATTATTCAAGTTTCATTTTGTATGTAAGCCAAGGAATTTACGATATAGATTGGGGTTCAGGAATAGAGATAGAATTTGCCGAAGATGTAGGAAATGAATAATATATTTGTAGGTTGGGTGGAGGCGCAAGTTAATATCTTGGCAACACAATGAACTATTTATATTGCGCCGTAACCCAACACGAAGCGATATTAATCTTAGTGCATAAACAAATATATAAAACAGGTTTAGCATTGATTTTGTCCAAGAGAATGAGAGCTTATTATAGTGTGAATATTTTCTGTTTTCCCGATATCATTTGTTGGGTTCCACTACGTTCCACCCAACCTACGGGATAGAGCGGTACTAGCAGAAGTTATTGTAGGTTGGGTGGAGGCGCAAGTTAGTATCTTGGCAACACAATGAACCATTTATATCGCGCCGTAACCCAACATCAAGGGATATTAATCTTAGCAAATAATTAAATATAGCGGTTCCCATTCAGATGGAGTACAACATTATATCGCGAGGTGTAGGGGCACGGCACTGCCGTGCCCTTACGGGTGTACGTCACTAGGTCGGGAAACGCTATATATGAAACAGGTTTAGCATTGATTTTGTCCAAGAAATTGATAGATTATAGTGTCAATATTTTCTGCTTTCCCGATATCATTTGTTGGGTGACATTACGTTCCACCCAACCTACAGGAGAGAGCGATCGCACTACACAGACAAAACCTGCCGACCCAGGGTTAAAAACCCTTGATTTTTATTAGTCCACGGAGGTGGACTTTGTTTGTGTAGTAGCGAATTCTATTCGCCCAAAACTTTTAAAATATCCTCTCACTTAACCGCAACATTGTAGACTTCTTTGACTGCATCTACTTCCACAATGTAAGGATCTACAGGACGCTTAAACAATACCATTTCCCCTAACTCATCTTTCTTTAAATTGACATGACAAAACCACTCATCATCGTTTTTTTCGGGATAATCTAAGCGGTAATGATAAAGTCCCCAACGAGTTTCTTGACGATATAAGGATGCTCTGGCTGCCATTTCTGCACAGTCTCGAATAAAGTGAACTTCCAGACTACGCATCAATTCATGGGGATCACGAGCGCCCATTATGTCTAATATTTCTTGATATTGCACAAAATGTTTTAAACCAATCTCGATTTTATTACCTGATTTTGGTGGTTGCAGATAATCATTAACTAAGCGTCTTAATTTATATTCTACCTGAGTATGAGGTACACCATTGGGGCGAGTTAAAGGTGCATAAATTCTGGCTTTTTCAGCTTCTAAAAAATCTGCATCTGGTTCGATAAAATCTAAGTCTCGGATGTATTCAATGGCATGAGTTCCAGCTATGCGACCAAAAACAAATGCGCCAATCATGTAATTATGGGGAACGCTAGCCATGTCTCCGGCTGCATATAAACCTGTGACGGTTGTTTGAGCGTTTTCATTCACCCACACACCAGAGGCGCTATGACCACTACATAAGCCAATTTCGGAAATGTGCATCTCTACGCCGTGAGTGCGATAATCTTCATTTCTGCCTTGATGAAAGCGTTCTCTACTTGGTCGTTCATTCGCCCACAATATAGATTCAATTTCAGCAATCGTATCTTCATCAAGATGGGTCATTTTCAGTTGGACTGGCCCCTTACCAGAATTTAATTCTTTCCAGATTTCCAACATCATTTGACCACTCCAATAATCGCAGCTAATGAAGCGATTTCCTTCGGCGTTGGCTGTATGTGCGCCAAAAGGCCCGGCGACATAAGCACAGGCGGGACCGTTGTAATCTTTGATTAAAGGATTAACTTGAAAGCATTCAATGTTGCTGAGTTCTGCTCCTGCATGATAAGCCATTGAATAGCCATCCCCGGCATTGGTGGGATTTTCATAAGTGCCGTAGAGATAGCCGGAAGCGGGTAATCCCAATCTGCCGCAAGCACCTGTACACAAGATGACTGCTTTAGCTTGAATAACAATATAATCGCCGTTTCTGACATCAAATCCCACCGCACCAATAGCACGTCCGGCTTTGACTAATACACGGGTTGCCATGACGCGATTTGTGACTTTGACTTTGTGGCGTTTAACTTGGCGGGTAAGAATTGTTTTGAGGTCTTTACCTTCTGGCATGGGTAAGACATATTTACCCACACGATGCACTTGTTTTAAGTCATAGTTACCTTGGGCATCTTTTTGAAATTTCACACCCCAGCTTTCTAATTCTTGGATGACTTCATAACCTAATTTGCCTGTTTGATATACGGCTTTTTGGTTGACAATACCATCATTAGCCAGAGTGATTTCGCGCACGTATTGTTCTGGTGTGGAATGTCCGGGAATAACTGCAGTGTTTACCCCATCCATACCCATAGCGATCGCACCACTGCGACGGATGTTAGCCTTTTCTAAAATCAGTACATCTGCATCAGGATTCGCTTGTCTGGCCTTGATACTTGCCATTGTGCCTGCTGTACCACCGCCAATGACAAGTACATCTGTTTTAATCCACTGGGTATTAATGTTCATATAAGGTATTTTTTATAATTTCTTGCATAAAACTACGGTAAGTCGCTAGATTTATCGTAGTTTATCCTTTCAAATTTTCACATGAATCAGCACTAAATGCAAGACACTGTAAAAGTCTCTGGGTTTACTCGGCACTCAGTACTCCTG contains these protein-coding regions:
- a CDS encoding transposase; translation: MEYRRAKIEGGTFFFTVVTHNRREFLCNAENILLLRQAFREVMSKSPFIVDAIVILPNHIHAIWTLPPGDSDFSARWRLIKNYFTHNCDTKYQEKISRSRQNKGEKAVWQRRFWEHQIQDEIDFIRHVDYIHYNPVKHGYVKAPKDWNYSSFILYVSQGIYDIDWGSGIEIEFAEDVGNE
- a CDS encoding fumarate reductase/succinate dehydrogenase flavoprotein subunit encodes the protein MNINTQWIKTDVLVIGGGTAGTMASIKARQANPDADVLILEKANIRRSGAIAMGMDGVNTAVIPGHSTPEQYVREITLANDGIVNQKAVYQTGKLGYEVIQELESWGVKFQKDAQGNYDLKQVHRVGKYVLPMPEGKDLKTILTRQVKRHKVKVTNRVMATRVLVKAGRAIGAVGFDVRNGDYIVIQAKAVILCTGACGRLGLPASGYLYGTYENPTNAGDGYSMAYHAGAELSNIECFQVNPLIKDYNGPACAYVAGPFGAHTANAEGNRFISCDYWSGQMMLEIWKELNSGKGPVQLKMTHLDEDTIAEIESILWANERPSRERFHQGRNEDYRTHGVEMHISEIGLCSGHSASGVWVNENAQTTVTGLYAAGDMASVPHNYMIGAFVFGRIAGTHAIEYIRDLDFIEPDADFLEAEKARIYAPLTRPNGVPHTQVEYKLRRLVNDYLQPPKSGNKIEIGLKHFVQYQEILDIMGARDPHELMRSLEVHFIRDCAEMAARASLYRQETRWGLYHYRLDYPEKNDDEWFCHVNLKKDELGEMVLFKRPVDPYIVEVDAVKEVYNVAVK
- a CDS encoding HEAT repeat domain-containing protein, whose translation is MNDELKQWLEMLRSPDINDRIVAVKTLQHLGDDDTIDALIIALKDENVTVQKIAISALWEIANPVAIPALIESLGSADTDIRTEAASALNELITQDELLLLLDKLQSNDVNLQLNILVLLRKIHDIQSLPYILPFLASKNPELREGAVTTLRYINQLDKCPQALNLIFDEEASVRRAAALTLEHLQDTEVITILCQALTNDSDWQVRRNAAKSLTIHANNQAISALETALNDEHWQVRKSAAQALQKIPDIQVMPRLIQALTDEYADVRKEAVIALGNLAHPDVINPLQQALDDPDKEVSIQAQRAIQKIQIDKEVNQ
- a CDS encoding ferredoxin family protein, whose product is MALINQRIDVPVIVDESKCLEKCTACIEVCPLDVLAKNPETGKAYMKYDECWFCLPCEKECPTNAITVQIPFLLR
- a CDS encoding Mrp/NBP35 family ATP-binding protein; this translates as MVQSEINSYQKEVVELLKQVIEPTLKNDIVSLGIVRNLRIVDDYVYLRLYIGSHQQQLQTDVQSKLSFLTWCKKTYIQICTIPGVKITLAVSSGKGGVGKSTTAVNIAAALRLQGAKVGILDADIYGPNVPQMLGLGQADIQVINTPRGDKFLPLEVQGIKLMSVGLLVEENRPLAWRGPVLHKIITQFLQDVEWGELDYLLIDLPPGTGDAQITIIQESPVCGVILVTTPQQVAVADVRRNIYMFRQVGVPVLGIVENMSYLICGDCGARTPIFGSGGGEQLAAELQVPLLGQIPIDPDICSGGDAGNPIAISVGEASRRHRTSPASEVFAQIATALNATFSKTSTLS